One genomic segment of Erythrolamprus reginae isolate rEryReg1 chromosome 2, rEryReg1.hap1, whole genome shotgun sequence includes these proteins:
- the LOC139160337 gene encoding zinc finger protein 160-like isoform X3 yields the protein MVILLPIKESTQGRSHLNSFRTSIQLKSHQRIHTVEKPYKCMECGKRFSQRSNLTSHQRIHTGKKPYKCMECGKGFCENGSLIVHKRIHTGEKPYKCLECGKGFSQHGHLTSHQRIHTGQKPYKCTECGKGFRTSQDLKYHQRIHTGEKPYKCTECGKGFRTSQDLKYHQRIHTGEKPYKCMECGKGFSRHSHLISHHRIHTGQKPYKCMECGKSFSQNSHLTFHHRIHTGQKPYKCMECGKSFSQNSHLTFHHRIHTGQKPYKCMECGKSFREQGNLAFHQTIHTGEKPYKCMECGKRFRANSDLKCHQRIHTGEKPYKCMECGKSFRQHSNFTSHQRIHTGEKPYKCMECGKRFRRSNELKSHERIHTGEKPYKCLECGKDFSQHRNLTSHQRIHTGHKPYKCTECGKGFRTSQDLKCHQRIHTGEKPYKCMECGKSFITSKQLKCHQRIHTGEKPYKCMECGKSFRQHSNFTSHQRIHTGKKPYKYMECGKSFITSKQLKSHQRIHTGEKPYKCMECVKRFRTSSELKSHQRIHTGEKPYKCLECGKSFSQHGNLTSHQRIHTGEKPYKCMECGKNFRTSSALTSHQRIHTGEKPYKCMECGKSFRRSSALTSHHRLHIVDKSNKCME from the exons ATGGTAATCTTACTTCCCatcaaagaatccacacaggggagaagccatttaaat AGCTTTAGAACAAGCATCCAACTTaaatcccatcaaaggatccacacagtggagaagccatataagtgcatggagtgtggaaagagatTCAGCCAACGTAGTAATCTTActtcccatcaaaggatccacacagggaagAAGCcatataagtgcatggagtgtggaaaaggcTTCTGTGAAAACGGATCTCTTATTGTTCAtaaaaggattcacacaggagaaaagccatataaatgcttggagtgtggaaagggcttcagccaACATGGTCATCTTActtcccatcaaaggatccacacagggcagaaaccttataaatgcacagagtgtggaaaGGGTTTCAGAACAAGCCAGGATCTTAAAtaccatcaaaggatccacacaggggagaaaccttataaatgcacggagtgtggaaagggtTTCAGAACAAGCCAGGATCTTAAAtaccatcaaaggatccacacaggggagaagccatataaatgcatggagtgtggaaaaggcTTCAGCCGACATAGTCATCTTATTTCTCATCACAGGATTCACACAGGGCAgaaaccttataaatgcatggagtgtggaaagagcttcagccaAAATAGTCATCTTACTTTCCATCACAGGATTCACACAGGGCAgaaaccttataaatgcatggagtgtggaaagagcttcagccaAAATAGTCATCTTACTTTCCATCACAGGATTCACACAGGGCAgaaaccttataaatgcatggagtgtggaaagagtttcAGGGAACAAGGTAATCTTGCTTTCCATCAAacgattcacacaggagagaagccatataagtgcatggagtgtggaaagaggttCAGAGCAAACAGTGACCTTAAATGCCATCAAAGGatacacacaggagagaaaccatataaatgcatggagtgtggaaagagcttcaggcaACATAGTAATTTTActtcccatcaaaggatccacacaggggagaagccatataagtgcatggagtgtggaaagaggttCAGAAGAAGCAATGAGCTTAAATCtcatgaaaggatccacacaggggagaaaccatataaatgcttggagtgtggaaaggacttcagccAACATCGTAATCTTActtcccatcaaaggatccacacagggcaCAAACcttataaatgcacggagtgtggaaagggtTTCAGAACAAGCCAGGATCTTAaatgccatcaaaggatccacacaggggagaagccatataagtgcatggagtgtggaaaaagcttcaTAACAAGCAAGCAACTTAaatgccatcaaaggatccatacaggggagaagccatataagtgcatggagtgtggaaagagcttcaggcaACATAGTAATTTTActtcccatcaaaggatccacacagggaagaagccatataaatacatggagtgtggaaaaagcttcaTAACAAGCAAGCAACTTaaatcccatcaaaggatccatacaggggagaagccatataagtgcatggagtgtgtAAAGAGGTTCAGAACAAGCAGTGAGCTTAAAtctcatcaaaggatccacacaggggagaaaccatataaatgcttggagtgtggaaagagcttcagccaACATGGTAATCTTActtcccatcaaaggatccacacaggggagaagccatataagtgcatggaatgtggaaagaattTCAGAACAAGCAGTGCACTTacatcccatcaaaggatccacacaggggagaaaccatataaatgcatggagtgtggaaagagctttagaaGAAGCAGTGCACTTACATCCCATCATAGGCTCCACATAGTggacaagtccaataaatgcatggagtga